In Phycisphaerales bacterium, the sequence CGAGAAGTGGCACGCCGAGGCCGCTAAGCGTGGCCTCCCCAACTTCAAGGAGTCCGTCGCCGCCCTCGAAACGATCGCCTCCAGGAAGAACATCGATCTCTTCGAAACGAGCGGCGTCCTCAGCAAGGTCGAACTCGAGTCGCGGATGCACATCTTCCTCGAGAAGTACACCAAGCAGATCACCATCGAGGCCGAGACCATGCTCCTCATGGCCCAGACGCTGATCCTCCCCGCCGCCATCCAGCACCAGCAGTCCCTCGCCGAGGCCGTCGCCGCCACCGAGGCCGTCGATGTGGACGCCACATCGATCCGCGCCATGCTCGAGGAGCACGCCGAACTCGTCGCCAAACTCGCCGACGCCATCGAGACTCTCGAGGACAAGGCCCGCACGCACGACGAGGACCCCCTCAAGCACGCGCGCCACGTCCGCGACAAAGTCAAGAAGGCCATGGCCGACGTCCGAGAGACCTGCGACGAACTCGAGGCCCGCACCCCCAAGGGTCTCTGGCCCCTCCCGACCTACCACGAGATGCTCCTCGTCAAGTAGCGTCGCCGGAGCGCGAAGCGTCGACCTACCCGGGCTATCGTGACCGGCCGGTGATCCCCCAAGGGAACACCGATCGGCCCTGTAGCTCAGCGGTTAGAGCAGGCGACTCATAATCGCTTGGTCCTCGGTTCGAATCCGAGCGGGGCCATTGGGATCAAGACAGAACACAGAGGACGCGGAGGAGGAACAGAGGAAGACAGAGGGAAGGAGTGTGTGAGATTGCGAGATGGCTCCAGAGTTTGTGGAGATGAACAGCCGCCATCGCCGCAAGTCCTCATTCCACTGCTTTTTTCACACTCTTCCCCTTTGTATTCCTCTGTTCCTCCTCCACGTCCTCTGCGTTCGCCCTCCTACTTCGCCTTCTCGGACAGCAACTCCTCGATCCGCTTCACCAGCGTCGAGTCATCCGGCTTGATGCGGCTGTCGAACTTCGCCACCGCGTTCCCGTTCCGATCCACGAGATACTTCGTGAAGTTCCACCCAGGCTCGCCCCCCACCGACGACGGCTGCGACGCCAGATCCTTGTACAGCGCGTCCGCCTTCTCCCCCTTCACGACGATCTTCGAGAACATCGGGAATGTCACGCCATAGTTCTCTGTGCAGAACTTCTTGATGTCCGCCTCGCTCCCAGGCTCCTGCTGCTTGAAGTCGTTGCTCGGAAAACCCAGGATCACCAATCCCGCATCCTTCTTCGACTCGTAC encodes:
- a CDS encoding glutathione peroxidase; this encodes MDDGAKPAGEKAPATPPATPETRPDVKPDEKPVSPYVLDHKAKSIDGKEVDLETYKGKVVLIVNVASKCGFTPQYKGLEALYESKKDAGLVILGFPSNDFKQQEPGSEADIKKFCTENYGVTFPMFSKIVVKGEKADALYKDLASQPSSVGGEPGWNFTKYLVDRNGNAVAKFDSRIKPDDSTLVKRIEELLSEKAK